From Synoicihabitans lomoniglobus, the proteins below share one genomic window:
- a CDS encoding fumarylacetoacetate hydrolase family protein: MKILRYLDSTQTVRLGAQQTDGSIRRLDGEIYGELTVSDIVDTPTELLAPIEPTQILCIGLNYRQHAAESGMKPPERPILFVKGINTLQHPGKPIEIPTHLASTEVDYECELAVVIGKACKNVSPAEALDYVLGYTCANDVSARDHQIKLGGGQWCRGKFFDTFAPLGPCLVTPADIPDPNALKIATILNGERVQDWTTSDMIFDVAHIISYLSGSTTLVPGTVIMTGTPQGVGMAVKPEPRWLRPGDEVSIEIENIGTLTNPVQLEC, from the coding sequence ATGAAAATCCTCCGCTATCTCGACTCCACTCAAACCGTGCGTCTCGGCGCCCAGCAGACCGACGGCAGCATCCGCCGCCTCGACGGCGAAATCTACGGCGAGCTCACCGTATCTGATATTGTGGATACGCCCACCGAGTTGCTCGCCCCCATCGAGCCGACCCAGATCCTGTGCATCGGACTCAACTACCGCCAACACGCCGCGGAATCGGGCATGAAGCCACCCGAGCGCCCCATCCTCTTCGTCAAGGGCATCAACACACTGCAACATCCCGGGAAGCCGATCGAGATCCCCACGCACCTCGCCAGCACCGAGGTCGATTACGAATGCGAACTCGCCGTTGTTATCGGCAAGGCCTGCAAAAACGTCAGTCCCGCCGAAGCCCTCGACTACGTCCTCGGCTACACCTGCGCCAACGATGTGTCGGCCCGCGATCACCAGATCAAACTCGGCGGCGGCCAATGGTGCCGCGGCAAGTTCTTCGACACGTTCGCGCCGCTCGGTCCCTGCCTCGTCACGCCCGCAGACATCCCCGATCCCAACGCCCTCAAAATCGCCACCATTCTGAACGGCGAACGTGTGCAGGACTGGACCACCAGTGACATGATTTTCGATGTCGCCCACATCATCTCCTATCTCAGCGGCAGCACGACGCTCGTGCCCGGCACCGTCATCATGACGGGCACGCCTCAGGGCGTGGGCATGGCGGTCAAGCCGGAGCCTCGCTGGTTGCGCCCCGGCGACGAGGTCTCCATTGAAATCGAAAACATCGGCACGCTCACCAATCCGGTGCAGCTCGAATGCTGA
- a CDS encoding alanine racemase, which translates to MHVDDLASPSILVLAPRLEHNLRAMQSACDAAGMELRPHIKTHKLLPIARRQLELGAKGLTCAKLSEAEAMLPSGVREIFLAHSLVDHRQAARIAALCDQLDELRVAVTSEAHAETLITLAAQVGRPLHAMMAIDSGLDREGVRDVASAQRIAARLARAPQVELAGFYTHEGQFYTKPNDQREAGIVRMLTDLRAIRDAIDPALPLWPGSSMTARAIADGHADGVQAVRPGAYVFGDMALSTSTDVMPFADVALEVLATVVDRPTADLALIDAGSKTFSSDRTAAGVSAVAADGRDLSVVRVNEEHGYLRGADVASLQLGERIRFVPAHVCTVVNLTSHVTLIDSDDYVSASWPVDARGCTQ; encoded by the coding sequence ATGCACGTCGACGACCTCGCTTCTCCCAGCATTCTCGTGCTCGCACCGCGACTGGAGCACAACCTCCGCGCCATGCAGTCCGCCTGCGACGCCGCCGGCATGGAACTGCGCCCGCACATCAAAACGCACAAGCTCCTACCCATTGCGCGTCGTCAGTTGGAACTCGGCGCGAAAGGCCTGACCTGCGCCAAACTCAGCGAAGCGGAAGCCATGTTGCCGAGCGGCGTGCGCGAAATCTTTCTCGCCCATTCCCTCGTTGATCATCGGCAAGCCGCCCGGATCGCCGCCCTGTGCGATCAACTCGACGAACTCCGCGTTGCCGTGACAAGCGAAGCCCATGCGGAGACATTGATCACCTTGGCCGCTCAAGTGGGCCGCCCATTGCACGCGATGATGGCCATCGACAGCGGCCTCGACCGCGAAGGCGTGCGCGACGTCGCCTCCGCCCAGCGCATTGCCGCCCGGCTCGCTCGCGCTCCCCAGGTCGAGCTCGCAGGTTTCTACACGCACGAAGGGCAGTTTTATACCAAGCCGAATGATCAGCGCGAAGCCGGCATCGTCCGGATGCTCACCGATCTCCGTGCCATTCGTGACGCCATCGATCCGGCCCTGCCACTGTGGCCCGGCAGCAGCATGACGGCCCGCGCCATCGCCGACGGTCACGCTGACGGCGTGCAAGCCGTGCGCCCCGGCGCATATGTTTTCGGCGACATGGCACTCTCGACCAGCACCGACGTCATGCCGTTTGCCGACGTGGCGCTCGAGGTTCTGGCCACCGTGGTCGACCGCCCCACCGCCGACCTCGCCCTGATCGACGCCGGCTCCAAAACGTTTTCCTCCGACCGCACGGCGGCGGGCGTGAGCGCCGTGGCCGCAGATGGCCGCGACCTCTCCGTCGTCCGCGTGAACGAAGAGCATGGTTACCTGCGTGGTGCCGATGTGGCTTCCCTCCAACTCGGCGAGCGCATCCGTTTCGTGCCCGCCCACGTCTGCACCGTTGTCAATCTCACCAGCCATGTGACCCTCATCGATTCCGATGATTACGTCTCCGCCTCCTGGCCGGTCGATGCCCGCGGTTGCACGCAATAA